Genomic DNA from Podospora pseudoanserina strain CBS 124.78 chromosome 4, whole genome shotgun sequence:
AAAAGACAGCCTTGAgaccaaaccaaccaccacccggtCTTCTCTGTGCATTGTTCCCCTGACTCAGGACTTCCACCCCTTTAAACAATGCTCTCCTTTGGGAGTTTCATCCACATCAGTTACACCAACGTCCATCAGCCGGAACAACGCAAGCCCAAGGTACTTTTTTGATGtaattttctcttttttcacTGTGAGCGCTGCGCTGACGATAAATCTTTCGCCCTCCCATAAAAACCTTGAtttttcctctcccccctttcaTTGGTTTGCTCAGTCAGGTAAGGCCTCctgaccaaaaaaaaaagatcccGTTCCATGTCAATTGTATGTTCTGTGCAGTCCGGCTGACGATATCGATGACATATTTTCTTGTTCCCACGCTCccgcttttttttcttataaAAAAACCCACGCAGGAATCAACCCAGCCGAACCAATTTTTTGGACAATATTTACACCATTTGTCTTGGTTCCATTGGCTTGGGCTGCTTCCCCTCCGTCATGTCATCATACCGATAGCTCTTAATCTCCAGCTCGTTGGCGCCAATGTCGTAGTCGGAGCTGTTGTTGCCGTGGTTGTAAGGGTTCTGCTCCCGGCTCGGCATCGGAGGCGAAATCTTGTATCGGTCAGCTCCGGCGGAGTCGTTTGACTTCTTGTCAACGTGGCGGTTGCGGAGGAAGATGCAAACTCCCACTCCGATGAGGGCGAGAACAGCGGcgccgacaccgacaccaaTGCCAATCTTGGCGGCTTCGGGGAGACCGGCAGGCGCACCTTCGTCCTCGGGGGCTTCGCTAGTCTCTTCCGCTTCGTCTGCAGAAGACGACTTGCTGGGGGCTTCGGTAGGAGTGCTGGTGACCTCGGCTGTGGATTCGGCGGTTGGGCTGGATTCAACCTGGGTGGCATTGTCAGTACAGAATTCTAATCTCGGAAGTCAACGAACCTACGGCAGTCGATGTCGCCTCTCCATCCGGATTTTCTGTAGGGGTTTCTGTGGAGGTGGgctcggcagcagcagtcacaTCGGTCGTTGGCTCGGCTGGCGTGGGCTCGGGAGCTGGAGTCTCGGCAGGAGGGTCGGCAGGAATGTCTCCGGCAGGGAAAGGCGCACCGACAGCTGAGCAGCCGGCACTGAGCGCTGCCATAAGCGCGGGTTCATAGTCGGCAGCGCATGCTCCTGAATCCCGCACGCAGTTTTTGATAGCAATTCCCCAGTCAACCTTGGGGCATAAGCAGGCATATTGGGATGCTGGGCAGTCATAAGTTGGGGCTGTCAAGAGACAGTTGTGCTATCATACTGTCAGTCATGGCCCTCTCATACTGCCTGTTGTCGACTTACAGCACAAGGGTCCAGGCTGCCAATGTCCAGAGCGAGGGCGAGGCCGCTGGCTGCCGAGAGCAGGGCCAAAGACCGGAGGGTCaacatggtggtgggatgttgCTGTGTCCGTGATGAGGAACTGGATGGGAGAGGTCGATGGTGTCGTCGAGAAGTGgcagatgaggaggtggcgcCTCAATCATGAGCTATCGGGGGTGTCCGAGGAATGCAGAGCTGTGCGTCTCGGTCTGGGTGAGCCTGCTAAAGTCCAGAAGTGTGAGGCTGATTCCTTCCCTTCCCGATTTGATGTGGTGTCGAGTGAGGTGAGCAAGGAAGCGGaaacgaagaaaaaaaaaagaaaaaaccaGCGCTGAAGGAGTGATCGCCGGGCCGAGTGAGAATCGAATTGGGTGTGTCTGGTATATCAATGAGTGtaggtgaaggtgaagatcAGTCGACTCCGTGAGGAGATGCGGAAGGAGAGAAGGGCGGAGGTCAGCTGGTGTGGGCTCCGAGGGACCTTTGCGAGTTA
This window encodes:
- a CDS encoding hypothetical protein (COG:S; EggNog:ENOG503P4VW), translating into MLTLRSLALLSAASGLALALDIGSLDPCAHNCLLTAPTYDCPASQYACLCPKVDWGIAIKNCVRDSGACAADYEPALMAALSAGCSAVGAPFPAGDIPADPPAETPAPEPTPAEPTTDVTAAAEPTSTETPTENPDGEATSTAVESSPTAESTAEVTSTPTEAPSKSSSADEAEETSEAPEDEGAPAGLPEAAKIGIGVGVGAAVLALIGVGVCIFLRNRHVDKKSNDSAGADRYKISPPMPSREQNPYNHGNNSSDYDIGANELEIKSYRYDDMTEGKQPKPMEPRQMV